One genomic segment of Aquipluma nitroreducens includes these proteins:
- a CDS encoding amino acid permease: MNLENLFRKKSISHILSDADSLAGSTGGMKRTLRVFDLTALGVAAIIGAGIFSTIGNAAASGGPAVSLLFVFTAIACGLSAMCYAEFASSIPISGSAYTYAYVSFGELIAWIIGWDLIMEYAIGNIAVAISWSGYFTGLMDGLGFHIPSYLSTDFLTASRGYQAAVDAMNAGTPLSGLSPEMADAFSAWTNAPHIGNFHLVADIPALFIVFVITWICYRGIRESRITNDFFVLLKVAILLLVVGVGAFYVKPENWSPFAPNGLGGVLKGVSGVFFAYIGFDAISTTAEECKNPRRDLPLSMFYALLITTILYVLISLVLTGMVSYNELGVSDPMAYVFTKLHLTKLSGVIAAGAVIAMASVLLVFQLGQPRIWMSMSRDGLLPPIFARLHPKYRTPGFSTILTGFVVAIPSLFLNLTEVTDLTSIGTLFAFILVSGGILVLNPTGQQKHDGKGFRVPYADSRRYLLPIWVVILFAVWNSGIDISSLGSGFNLFEVVKNHFPFLTFCIVSIVITYKAVAKRWSLIPVLGLLTNLGLMSQLGVTNWYRFGIWLIVGLLIYFSYGSKHSRIKEEDALNM; the protein is encoded by the coding sequence GTGAATTTAGAAAACCTCTTTCGGAAGAAATCCATTTCGCATATTTTAAGTGATGCAGACTCATTGGCTGGAAGCACGGGTGGTATGAAGCGCACACTCCGCGTCTTTGATTTGACAGCTCTGGGTGTAGCCGCAATTATAGGTGCCGGTATTTTCAGTACCATTGGGAATGCGGCGGCCAGCGGCGGCCCTGCAGTTTCGCTGCTTTTTGTTTTTACTGCCATTGCCTGCGGATTGTCAGCCATGTGTTATGCCGAATTTGCCTCGTCGATTCCCATAAGCGGAAGTGCCTATACCTATGCCTATGTGAGTTTTGGTGAACTGATTGCCTGGATTATTGGTTGGGATTTAATCATGGAATATGCCATTGGGAATATCGCTGTGGCGATTTCGTGGTCGGGCTATTTCACCGGATTAATGGATGGACTTGGATTTCATATCCCAAGCTATCTTTCAACTGACTTTTTAACTGCTTCGCGTGGATATCAAGCAGCAGTTGATGCGATGAATGCCGGAACTCCTTTGTCCGGATTAAGTCCTGAAATGGCCGATGCATTTTCGGCCTGGACTAATGCACCTCATATTGGTAATTTCCATTTGGTAGCTGACATTCCGGCTCTTTTTATTGTATTTGTGATTACCTGGATTTGCTATCGTGGAATCCGTGAATCGCGAATTACAAACGACTTTTTTGTTTTGCTGAAGGTTGCCATTTTGCTGCTGGTTGTCGGTGTTGGAGCTTTTTATGTGAAACCCGAAAACTGGAGCCCATTTGCACCCAACGGGCTCGGTGGGGTTTTGAAAGGCGTTTCGGGTGTGTTTTTTGCCTATATTGGGTTTGATGCTATTTCGACAACTGCCGAAGAATGCAAGAACCCAAGACGTGATTTGCCTTTGTCGATGTTTTATGCGCTGCTGATAACCACCATTCTCTATGTGTTAATTAGTTTGGTTTTAACCGGAATGGTTTCGTACAACGAATTGGGCGTTTCCGATCCGATGGCTTATGTATTTACAAAATTGCATCTGACCAAACTTTCCGGAGTAATTGCAGCTGGCGCGGTGATTGCCATGGCGAGTGTTTTGCTGGTTTTTCAGCTTGGGCAGCCACGAATCTGGATGAGCATGAGCCGCGACGGACTTTTGCCTCCCATATTTGCACGACTTCATCCCAAATACCGCACTCCGGGTTTCTCAACGATATTGACAGGTTTTGTAGTGGCCATTCCTTCTCTTTTCCTGAACCTTACTGAAGTAACCGACCTGACCAGTATCGGAACGCTGTTCGCTTTTATTCTCGTTTCAGGAGGAATCCTTGTATTAAATCCGACCGGACAACAAAAGCACGATGGAAAAGGATTTCGGGTTCCGTATGCCGATAGCCGACGTTACTTGTTACCCATTTGGGTGGTGATTTTGTTTGCTGTCTGGAATTCAGGGATCGATATTTCCAGTTTAGGATCTGGTTTTAACTTGTTTGAAGTCGTGAAAAATCATTTTCCTTTCCTGACGTTCTGTATCGTTTCAATTGTTATCACTTATAAGGCTGTAGCGAAAAGATGGTCACTCATTCCGGTGCTTGGGCTGCTTACGAATCTTGGCCTGATGAGCCAACTTGGGGTAACCAATTGGTACCGATTTGGAATCTGGTTAATTGTTGGTCTGTTAATCTATTTCTCTTATGGATCAAAACACAGCCGGATAAAAGAAGAAGATGCATTAAATATGTAA
- a CDS encoding agmatine deiminase family protein, with amino-acid sequence MSTISRRFPAEWEKHQATLLSFPAEGRDWPGKYHAIKWAFVEMIKKVTAYEPVILVVQSDELREKVAIMLEQAHVDQTAVSYIIKDTNRNWMRDSGPAIVKTQEGGREAIQFGFTGWAKYKNHRKDQGIPVAVAAHLGIPLTQAIYKNKLVVLEGGSIDVNGCGTLITTEECLMDPEQQVRNKGFRKEDYENVFREYLGVTNTIWLGEGTEGDDTHGHVDDICRFVNRNTVIAVQESNTSDPNHLKLEANLEILRNAKLEDGQKLNVVTMPMPGRLDFEDLRLPASYVNFLVTNGCVLMPTFNDKNDYKALGILTDLFPDRDVIGINAVDLVWGLGTLHCLSHEIGA; translated from the coding sequence ATGAGTACGATATCGCGTCGATTCCCTGCTGAATGGGAAAAACATCAGGCAACCTTATTATCATTTCCTGCTGAAGGCCGCGACTGGCCAGGGAAATACCACGCTATAAAATGGGCTTTTGTGGAAATGATCAAAAAAGTGACTGCCTACGAACCCGTTATTCTGGTTGTTCAATCGGATGAACTGCGCGAAAAAGTAGCTATAATGCTCGAACAGGCACATGTTGATCAAACTGCGGTTAGTTACATCATCAAAGATACCAACCGCAACTGGATGCGCGATTCAGGTCCCGCAATTGTAAAAACTCAGGAAGGCGGTCGCGAAGCCATACAGTTTGGATTTACTGGCTGGGCCAAATACAAAAACCACCGAAAGGATCAGGGAATTCCGGTGGCAGTTGCCGCTCATTTGGGAATTCCATTAACTCAAGCCATTTATAAAAACAAACTTGTTGTGCTTGAAGGTGGTTCCATCGATGTGAACGGCTGCGGAACGCTGATCACCACCGAAGAATGCCTCATGGATCCGGAACAACAGGTTCGCAACAAAGGTTTCAGGAAAGAAGATTACGAAAATGTATTCCGCGAATACCTGGGCGTTACAAACACCATCTGGTTAGGCGAAGGCACTGAAGGCGACGACACGCATGGCCATGTGGACGATATTTGTCGCTTTGTCAACCGGAATACTGTAATCGCCGTTCAGGAATCGAATACAAGCGATCCAAACCACCTTAAACTCGAAGCCAACCTTGAAATACTCCGGAATGCCAAACTTGAAGATGGACAAAAGCTGAATGTAGTAACCATGCCAATGCCAGGCCGTCTCGACTTCGAAGATTTGCGTTTACCTGCCAGCTATGTGAATTTTCTGGTAACGAATGGCTGTGTGCTGATGCCCACGTTTAACGATAAAAATGACTACAAAGCACTTGGAATCCTGACCGATTTATTCCCTGACCGCGATGTGATCGGGATTAATGCCGTTGATCTGGTTTGGGGATTAGGAACTTTACATTGCCTGAGCCACGAGATTGGAGCGTAA
- a CDS encoding carbon-nitrogen hydrolase, with amino-acid sequence MKNKNYNIALIQISLDATPEVNFKKCLEWIRKAASQGANVVCLPELYSSFYFCQSENHDYFDLAEPLHNDSYQAFSSLAKELGVVLIVPFFERRASGLYHNSAYIIDTDGSEAGLYRKMHIPDDPSYYEKFYFTPGDIGFKAFDTKVGKIGTLICWDQWYPEGARITALQGAEVLFYPTAIGWHPSEKAQYGEKQHDAWRTVQRGHAVANGIFVAACNRVGFERPVESSAGIEFWGASFIAGPQGEILAEASHDKEEIIMAEIDHTLMEDVRRNWPFLRDRRIDAYGDITKRFID; translated from the coding sequence ATGAAGAATAAAAACTACAACATCGCATTGATTCAGATTTCGCTGGATGCCACTCCGGAAGTGAACTTTAAAAAATGTCTGGAATGGATTCGAAAAGCCGCCAGCCAGGGAGCCAATGTAGTTTGTTTACCCGAATTATACAGTTCGTTCTACTTTTGTCAGAGCGAAAACCATGATTATTTTGATTTGGCTGAGCCACTCCATAACGATTCATACCAGGCATTTAGCTCACTTGCCAAAGAACTGGGTGTCGTTTTAATTGTTCCGTTTTTTGAAAGACGCGCATCAGGCTTGTACCACAACTCAGCCTACATCATCGATACCGACGGGTCTGAAGCCGGGCTGTACCGAAAAATGCACATTCCGGACGATCCAAGTTACTACGAAAAATTCTATTTTACGCCCGGCGATATCGGGTTTAAGGCTTTCGATACCAAAGTGGGAAAAATCGGAACCTTGATTTGCTGGGATCAATGGTATCCTGAAGGAGCGCGAATTACAGCATTGCAAGGCGCCGAAGTACTCTTCTATCCTACCGCCATTGGCTGGCATCCTTCCGAAAAAGCACAATACGGCGAAAAGCAACACGATGCCTGGCGCACAGTTCAGCGTGGACATGCAGTGGCCAACGGAATTTTTGTGGCGGCCTGTAACCGTGTGGGCTTCGAGAGACCCGTTGAATCATCGGCAGGAATTGAATTCTGGGGGGCATCGTTTATTGCCGGTCCGCAAGGCGAAATTCTGGCCGAAGCCTCGCACGACAAGGAAGAAATCATCATGGCCGAAATCGATCACACCCTGATGGAAGATGTCCGCCGCAACTGGCCTTTCCTGCGCGATCGCCGGATTGATGCCTATGGCGATATTACCAAAAGGTTTATTGATTAA
- a CDS encoding SusC/RagA family TonB-linked outer membrane protein → MKKRLKKFLFVTKLTLFLTCFAGLFNGFGAIPENLTSEQQTKSITGTVTDDTNQALPGASVIVKGTTIGTITDMDGKFILKVPESSKTLVISFVGMVQQEIQIGTKTTFNVSLAQETVGLEEVVAVGYGTVRKKDLTGSVSSVGSGKLAERSSFSAAQAMQGKAAGVVVQQTNSAPGADAKVMIRGNRSLKATNEPLYVVDGVPLVIGLSEISQSDIESMDILKDASATAIYGSRGANGVVIITTKKGKSGKAIVDYNGYYGIQTQAKVLDLFNGPEWVEFLREAYRTTGKYPVTAPTYAMDVQMLPVGQENDLAGIAFKIKNAYDTDGSWHPERLVSTDWMGEVMRQGTVQNHEISVRGGTDKLKVLASATYYDEEGLLKTQSYSRYSARVNFDWDISDYVKIGGQTQFSHFDRNDGPNVYDGVKSLSPLANIRNADGVLFNRPGNDPQLWNPVLNLTEAVVKLRKDRFLGSYYLEAKLPFDIKYRSNFGLDFGPYLNQRFYGSRSSDRQGGLARAENGGDTRTMYTWENLLYWNKVIGKHSLGATFLQSIQQEKYESSNISVGNLPYETQLWYNVGSAPTISAVSSSYTKWQLASFMGRFNYSYKDKYLLTASARYDGSSRLAPGNKWVMFPSAALAWRINEESFMKNMNIFSNLKLRTGFGITGNSAIDPYKTAGNLGYARYNFGSTNMMAFYQNEMPNPGLKWEKTKQYNAGLDFGILKGRINGVIDLYLQNTSDLLMDRQVPEASGFSSVVYNIGKTRNKGIEVTINTQNIQKTNFTWSTDFIFARNKEEIVELYGGKNNDTGNGWFIGQPLSVYYDYKSLGIWQLGQEAEAAKFGSAFVPGTIHVQDTNADGKITADDRVIVGSTRPKFTASMTNYFTYKNFDLNFFLNASYGNMLQFDRNMSFNGRYNSLKVNYWAVTQYDASGKAIASNGSNDAPRPNNGIENPAYRSSLNYFNASFLRLSNATLGYNIPKSVLSRLKISKFRLYTTVQNAFCITKYPGTDPESGENFNAPMPRTVMFGINMSL, encoded by the coding sequence ATGAAAAAAAGACTTAAGAAATTTTTATTTGTAACTAAACTAACACTGTTTTTGACCTGTTTTGCGGGTCTGTTTAATGGGTTTGGTGCGATCCCGGAAAATCTAACTTCCGAGCAGCAAACAAAATCAATTACCGGAACTGTTACTGATGATACAAATCAGGCACTGCCGGGTGCTTCGGTAATTGTTAAAGGTACTACCATTGGTACTATTACTGATATGGACGGAAAGTTCATTTTAAAAGTTCCGGAAAGTTCAAAAACACTTGTTATTTCATTCGTTGGAATGGTTCAACAGGAAATTCAGATTGGAACAAAAACAACTTTTAATGTGTCTCTGGCGCAGGAAACTGTAGGTTTGGAAGAAGTTGTTGCCGTTGGATACGGAACAGTCCGCAAAAAAGACCTGACAGGTTCTGTATCATCGGTTGGCAGTGGAAAATTGGCTGAAAGGTCAAGTTTTAGTGCTGCCCAGGCTATGCAGGGAAAAGCTGCCGGGGTTGTTGTTCAGCAAACGAACTCTGCTCCTGGAGCAGATGCAAAAGTAATGATCCGTGGTAACCGTTCGTTAAAAGCAACCAACGAGCCTTTGTATGTTGTTGACGGAGTTCCATTGGTTATTGGCTTGAGCGAAATTAGCCAATCGGATATTGAATCGATGGACATTTTGAAAGATGCCTCTGCAACAGCTATCTATGGTTCCAGAGGTGCTAACGGTGTTGTAATCATTACAACTAAAAAAGGAAAATCAGGAAAAGCCATTGTGGATTACAATGGCTATTATGGTATCCAGACACAAGCGAAAGTACTTGATCTTTTCAATGGCCCGGAATGGGTTGAATTTTTACGTGAAGCTTATCGCACTACAGGTAAGTATCCGGTTACTGCTCCTACCTATGCCATGGATGTGCAAATGTTACCTGTTGGACAGGAAAACGATTTAGCAGGTATTGCCTTTAAAATTAAGAATGCATACGATACCGATGGTTCGTGGCATCCGGAACGTTTGGTTTCGACCGATTGGATGGGAGAAGTAATGCGTCAGGGAACCGTACAGAATCACGAGATCAGCGTGCGTGGAGGTACTGATAAATTGAAAGTATTGGCTTCTGCTACCTATTATGACGAAGAAGGTTTATTGAAGACACAAAGTTATTCGCGTTATTCAGCTCGTGTTAATTTCGATTGGGATATTTCTGACTACGTTAAGATTGGAGGACAAACCCAATTTTCACATTTCGACCGCAATGACGGACCTAACGTTTATGATGGCGTAAAGAGTCTTTCTCCATTGGCCAATATTCGCAATGCAGACGGTGTTCTGTTTAATCGTCCGGGTAACGATCCCCAGCTTTGGAACCCAGTACTTAATTTGACAGAGGCTGTTGTTAAATTAAGAAAAGATCGTTTCTTAGGAAGCTATTATTTAGAAGCAAAATTACCATTTGACATCAAATACCGTTCAAACTTCGGTTTGGATTTTGGCCCATATCTTAACCAAAGATTTTATGGATCACGCAGTTCTGACCGTCAGGGTGGTTTAGCCCGTGCAGAAAACGGTGGCGATACCCGTACCATGTACACCTGGGAAAACTTGTTGTACTGGAATAAAGTAATTGGTAAACATTCCTTAGGAGCAACTTTTCTACAATCCATCCAACAGGAAAAATATGAATCATCTAACATTAGCGTAGGGAATTTGCCTTATGAAACGCAATTATGGTATAATGTGGGTAGCGCACCAACAATATCGGCTGTTTCAAGTAGTTATACAAAATGGCAGTTAGCCTCTTTTATGGGTCGTTTCAATTACAGCTACAAAGATAAATACCTGTTAACGGCTTCTGCCCGTTATGACGGTTCATCGCGTTTGGCTCCCGGAAATAAATGGGTGATGTTCCCTTCAGCAGCTTTAGCATGGCGTATCAATGAAGAAAGTTTCATGAAAAATATGAATATTTTCAGTAACCTGAAACTTCGTACCGGTTTTGGTATCACCGGTAACTCGGCTATCGATCCTTATAAAACGGCTGGTAACCTTGGGTATGCTCGTTATAACTTCGGTTCAACAAACATGATGGCCTTTTACCAAAATGAAATGCCTAACCCAGGCCTGAAATGGGAAAAAACCAAACAGTACAATGCCGGTTTGGATTTTGGTATCTTAAAAGGACGCATCAATGGAGTAATCGATCTTTATCTTCAGAATACATCTGATTTGTTAATGGACAGACAAGTGCCTGAGGCTTCTGGTTTCAGCAGTGTAGTCTATAACATTGGTAAAACCCGTAATAAAGGTATTGAGGTAACTATCAACACTCAAAATATCCAAAAGACCAATTTTACCTGGAGTACCGACTTCATCTTTGCCCGCAACAAGGAAGAAATTGTTGAACTTTACGGAGGTAAAAATAATGATACCGGAAATGGTTGGTTTATCGGACAGCCACTTTCTGTTTATTATGACTACAAATCATTGGGAATTTGGCAGTTAGGGCAGGAGGCTGAAGCTGCTAAATTTGGATCTGCATTTGTGCCAGGTACCATTCATGTGCAGGATACAAACGCTGATGGTAAGATTACAGCTGACGACCGAGTGATTGTAGGTTCAACACGTCCAAAATTCACTGCCAGTATGACTAACTACTTTACGTATAAGAACTTTGACTTGAACTTCTTCTTGAATGCTTCTTACGGAAATATGTTACAGTTCGACCGTAATATGAGTTTTAACGGACGTTATAATAGTTTGAAAGTGAATTATTGGGCTGTAACTCAATATGATGCAAGTGGAAAGGCTATTGCAAGTAATGGAAGTAACGATGCCCCACGTCCTAACAACGGCATTGAAAACCCTGCCTATAGAAGTTCATTAAACTACTTCAACGCTTCATTTCTTCGTTTAAGCAATGCAACTTTGGGATACAATATTCCTAAGAGTGTCTTGTCAAGGTTGAAAATTTCGAAATTTAGACTATATACAACTGTTCAGAATGCTTTCTGTATTACTAAGTATCCTGGTACCGACCCTGAAAGTGGTGAGAACTTTAATGCTCCAATGCCACGTACAGTCATGTTTGGTATTAATATGAGCTTATAA
- a CDS encoding YciI-like protein: MYYYILFYTTVDNYVEKRVPFREEHLNLAQKAYQNGSLVMGGALDDPADSAMLIFKGDSPEVATEFAQNDPYVKNGLITEWKVRPWVVVVGNK; this comes from the coding sequence ATGTACTATTATATCCTATTTTACACGACCGTTGACAACTATGTCGAAAAGCGGGTTCCGTTTAGAGAAGAACATTTGAACCTTGCGCAAAAAGCCTATCAAAATGGTTCGCTGGTTATGGGCGGAGCATTGGATGATCCTGCTGATAGTGCGATGCTTATTTTTAAAGGTGACAGCCCGGAAGTTGCAACTGAATTTGCACAAAACGATCCGTATGTGAAAAACGGATTGATTACGGAATGGAAAGTTCGTCCATGGGTCGTAGTTGTAGGAAATAAATAG
- a CDS encoding AraC family transcriptional regulator produces MKPFKEVINYLAGNSFVIKYNDFEHFSVPYHYHNEFELAYILRSTGKKFIGDVIEDFGPGDIVFLGSTLPHFFLNDKQYYSGNPELRVNAYILQFPADYFSDNQLIRPEFASISRLLANSSRGLKFPESIKIQAADLIQKMYKDAGLIRYFTLIELLNLLGQSDFTPIASQGYSKSAYHNFDGRLVKVYQYSIENFNKKISLNEVASVAGMNPTAFCRYFRSKMRKTYAEFVNELRINNACNMLRNSNETIAFVCFETGFNNISNFNRQFKGIIGKSPSEYRKFLNVEND; encoded by the coding sequence ATGAAACCTTTCAAAGAAGTTATAAACTATCTTGCAGGTAATTCGTTCGTTATAAAATATAACGATTTCGAACATTTTTCGGTACCTTACCACTACCACAATGAATTTGAGCTCGCATACATCCTTCGCAGTACCGGAAAAAAATTTATTGGCGATGTTATAGAAGATTTTGGACCAGGCGATATTGTTTTTTTGGGAAGTACGCTTCCTCACTTTTTCCTCAACGACAAACAATATTATTCCGGAAATCCTGAGTTAAGAGTTAATGCTTACATTCTGCAGTTTCCAGCCGACTATTTCAGCGACAATCAGTTAATCAGGCCGGAGTTTGCTTCCATTTCCAGACTATTGGCCAATTCCTCGCGAGGGCTAAAATTTCCGGAGAGTATAAAAATTCAAGCTGCCGACTTAATCCAAAAAATGTATAAGGATGCTGGACTCATTCGCTATTTCACCCTAATTGAATTATTAAATCTGCTTGGACAGTCCGACTTCACTCCAATTGCAAGTCAGGGATACTCAAAAAGCGCTTATCACAATTTCGATGGACGACTGGTCAAGGTATATCAATATTCAATTGAAAATTTCAACAAAAAAATCTCTTTGAATGAAGTCGCATCAGTTGCCGGGATGAATCCTACAGCGTTTTGTCGTTATTTCCGAAGTAAGATGCGAAAAACATATGCCGAGTTTGTGAATGAACTAAGAATCAACAACGCATGCAATATGCTTCGAAACAGTAATGAAACCATTGCTTTTGTTTGTTTTGAAACTGGATTCAACAACATATCCAATTTCAACCGCCAGTTCAAAGGAATAATTGGAAAATCACCATCGGAGTACCGAAAATTTCTGAACGTTGAAAACGATTAA
- a CDS encoding OmpP1/FadL family transporter — protein sequence MNKNYPQQLIVLLILLVCTVQISSATDGYFSIGYGTKSKGMAGAGVALFSNSLIGGNPAGNVFLGKQISFGVGAFAPMREYTISANTEGQPGIFPLTEGTVKSDKPVFFIPSIGGNWMINKTSAVGFSIYGNGGMNTSYPTKTFNNPQAPVTSPTGINLSQLFSEITYSMKLGKNHSFGISAIGAFQMFEANGLQAFMGMSSDPLKLTDNGVDYSYGYGAKIGYLGKITRELSIGVKYQSEIFMTKFKEYAGLFAEQGAFNIPSNITVGLAYQFSREFTLALDAKQIRYTDVKSVSNPLTLDAPLGDDSGPGFAWGNQLVFKLGMEYTPYRSDWTYRAGVSHAMQQFPENQLMFNILAPGVSQNHVAAGFTRKLSKKGNGINLSAMYSPATSLSGPNSMYTAQTIELKMSQFELELGYTF from the coding sequence ATGAACAAAAATTATCCTCAGCAACTGATTGTGTTGCTTATTTTATTGGTTTGCACAGTGCAAATCAGCTCGGCAACCGACGGATATTTCAGTATTGGATATGGCACGAAAAGTAAAGGAATGGCTGGTGCCGGTGTCGCTTTATTTTCCAATTCGCTTATCGGTGGTAACCCCGCCGGAAATGTTTTTCTTGGGAAACAGATTTCGTTTGGAGTTGGCGCATTTGCACCCATGCGCGAATACACCATTTCTGCGAATACGGAAGGGCAGCCAGGGATTTTTCCACTTACTGAAGGAACTGTGAAAAGTGATAAACCTGTGTTTTTTATTCCTTCAATCGGCGGTAACTGGATGATCAACAAGACCTCCGCAGTTGGTTTTTCGATTTATGGGAATGGAGGTATGAATACAAGTTATCCAACGAAAACGTTTAATAATCCACAAGCGCCGGTAACTAGCCCAACCGGGATTAACCTGTCGCAGTTGTTTTCAGAGATAACCTATTCGATGAAGTTAGGAAAGAATCACAGTTTCGGGATTTCCGCCATTGGAGCTTTTCAAATGTTTGAGGCCAATGGATTGCAGGCATTTATGGGAATGAGTTCTGACCCGCTAAAATTGACTGATAATGGAGTGGATTACAGTTACGGTTATGGTGCAAAAATAGGTTATCTCGGAAAAATAACCCGTGAATTGAGTATCGGGGTTAAATACCAAAGCGAAATATTCATGACCAAGTTTAAAGAATATGCTGGTTTATTTGCCGAACAGGGTGCATTTAATATTCCATCGAATATTACGGTAGGTTTGGCTTATCAATTTTCGAGGGAATTTACACTTGCTCTTGATGCAAAACAGATCAGGTATACCGATGTGAAATCGGTTTCGAACCCACTTACCCTTGATGCTCCTTTAGGCGATGATTCAGGTCCAGGGTTTGCATGGGGAAACCAGCTGGTTTTTAAGCTTGGGATGGAATATACACCTTATCGCAGTGATTGGACCTATCGCGCGGGTGTTTCGCATGCCATGCAACAGTTTCCCGAAAACCAACTCATGTTTAATATCCTTGCTCCGGGAGTATCTCAGAATCATGTGGCTGCCGGTTTTACCCGTAAGTTAAGTAAAAAGGGAAATGGAATAAATTTATCAGCGATGTATTCACCAGCAACATCCCTGTCTGGTCCTAACAGTATGTACACTGCTCAAACGATTGAGCTAAAAATGAGTCAGTTCGAGTTGGAACTGGGCTACACATTCTAG
- a CDS encoding flavin reductase yields MKLKAFHKLSYGLYLIASEHQGKKAGYIANTTFQVTSEPPQIAISCHKNNQTTQVILDSGIFSISVLKKEVNMKIIGDFGFMSSNDIDKFNGINTITAKTGAPIVLDSSVAWFDCKVTKSIDLGSHYLIIGEVLDSDEISDEEPLTYQYYREKYKMYSPKNSPTYIEKSLLEAEPVVSPTEIKEEEPEHEHIFDGQSYVCVICGFTYNPEEGDPSMGIPPGTPFEDLPEDYKCPICNASKEYFKAV; encoded by the coding sequence ATGAAACTTAAAGCTTTCCACAAATTATCATACGGTTTATATTTGATCGCTTCTGAACATCAGGGTAAAAAAGCCGGATACATTGCCAATACTACGTTTCAGGTTACTTCAGAACCGCCTCAAATTGCCATTTCGTGCCACAAAAACAACCAGACGACCCAGGTCATTCTTGATTCAGGCATTTTTTCGATTTCAGTCTTGAAGAAAGAAGTGAATATGAAAATCATTGGTGACTTTGGTTTTATGTCGTCGAACGACATCGATAAATTCAACGGAATTAATACCATCACGGCCAAAACCGGTGCTCCAATTGTTCTCGACAGCTCAGTGGCATGGTTCGATTGTAAAGTAACGAAATCCATTGATCTCGGATCGCATTACCTGATTATTGGAGAAGTACTTGATTCGGATGAAATTTCGGATGAAGAGCCGCTGACCTACCAATATTACCGCGAAAAATACAAAATGTATTCGCCAAAGAATTCACCAACTTATATCGAGAAATCTTTACTGGAAGCAGAACCTGTAGTATCTCCAACAGAAATTAAAGAAGAAGAACCGGAACACGAGCACATTTTTGATGGGCAAAGCTATGTTTGTGTAATCTGCGGATTTACCTATAATCCGGAAGAAGGCGACCCATCGATGGGCATCCCGCCCGGAACTCCTTTCGAAGATTTGCCTGAAGATTACAAATGCCCAATTTGCAACGCCAGTAAAGAGTATTTTAAGGCAGTGTAA